The genomic region AGATGCTAGGCATCGGCCTGCGATGTGTGCTTTTCGCACATGAGCAGGCCGATAACAACGCAGATGTGGCACTGCTGGACAGTTACCATTTAATTAACCATCTTCAGCTCAAGGCTAATGAAGCAGTTGCGAAATGATTTGTGCCAATAATTCTGTGCCTTTCGGCTCCGTTCAGGGAACGACTTCACTCTACTTGTTCCCTGAACGGAGCCGAAGGGGAGGGGGAAACAGACGCTGTGTTGGGTGCCCAATTAATGTGGTCATAAATAAGATAGTTGGCGAACGATAATGATTATTGATTGACAAGATTGAGTTGATGCAGGTACAAAAAATGAGGAGGAATTCATTTTTTGCGGGAGACCTCCTGCTTGAGAGAACAGGACGCTTCCTGGTGTTGTGAATAGGCACTCTTGATAAGTTCATGGTTTCAAGCAGGAAACGGGTGCTCACACGGAGGGATGTACCCTTGGTCTCTTCACTCAACACAAAGGAGGAAGGAGATGAAACGAAAAATTGCGGTAGGGTGTCTGGTTGTCTTCAGTTTTGGTCTTGCGGCAGTGGCTGTTGCGGGGACGGGGGTCTTTCAGGTGGATAAGGAATTTTATCCCTATTATCCGTCGCTCTTGAAGTGGAATAAATCCAGTGTCAATTTCACCCCGCCGGAGACATGCGGCGAGTGTCACGAGAAGCAGTACAAGGAGTGGACCGGTTCTGTCCATGCGCTGGCTCTCAAGGATCCGATCTATCAGGGAGAGCTGAACAAGGCGTTTAAGGCTGTCGGTCATGAGATCAGCCGTCAATGTGAAGGCTGTCATTCGCCAGCGGGTGTGGTCACGGGCGAGATTAAGGGGCCTGGCCTCAAGGAACTCAGTCCCATGGCGATGGCTGGCGTCTCCTGCGATATCTGTCACTCAGTCAGTGGCGTCACTCATTGGCAGACGCCGTCTCATGAGCCGGAAAACGGCTCTTTGATCCTAACGCCCGGAGTCGATGGCAAGGACGGCCCGGTGCGGATCAAACGTGGACCGATTAAACCTGCTGATGGTTGCGGTGATGGGTTTCATGAGTGTGAAGAATCGCCTTTGCATCTTCGGGCTGAACTCTGCGCCGGGTGCCACCAAGTGTATCATCATGATAAGCATTTCCCTCTCGAGGCAACGTACCTGGAGTGGAAACATGGCCCATACGCCCAGAATGAGATCCTGTGTCAGGACTGTCACATGGTCGACACCAAGACCTTTCTCCGCTCAGCGGACACCTTTCAGAAGCCGACCCGTGAAGAGTATCACCATTACTTCAATGGCGCCAATTACCTGCTCTACTCCCTTGCCTCCGGAGCGGCCAAGAAGGCAGGTGATCAGGAGCTTGCCGACAACCTCACCGAGAAATATCAGATGGCGGTTGATCGTCTGAAGGCCGCTGCCGATCTTGAGATTACGCCAGTTTATAACAATAATATCCTTGCCGAGGTTAAAGTCCGGGTGAAGAATATCCGGGCGGGACATAATCTTCCCACCTCTCTCACTAATATTCGACAGATGTGGCTTGAAATTACGGCCTGGGATGAAAAGGGGAATATCTTGTTTACCAGCGGCGGGTTAGATGGCCAGGGGGCGTTGCCGGAAAATGTTCGGGTGTTCAACTCCGATGGTATGGGCAGTGATTTTCATTTTGCTGTTGATCCCTGGGTGGTTACCGCCTTTTCCAGGCATGACACTATCCCGCCTAAGGGGCATAAGGATGTGTATTACGGGATCAATGCGCCTGAAGGAGTCAAAGCTGTCAAAGTCGAGGCCAAGCTACGCTACCGTCAGGCCGATCAGAAGATTGCCGAAGCCTTGCTGGGCGCTGTGCCCAAGGATATCAATCTTGCCGAAGTCTATGGTCTGACCTCGGTGCCGACCCTGCCAGTAATTGATATGGTGGTGAAGGATGTAGGTCTTGACGCAGTTAAGAAATAATCGTACCTATGAAAGCAATATCGGGTGAGAACGGTGCAGGTGCCGTTCTCACCCAGTCTGAAGATTACTTTAAGAGTATCAAGCAAGGGGGGAATGGAGCATGGGGGCATTAGAGAAATATTCAGATAAGGCGATTGAACTGTTCCTGACATACGCGCCTAAATTGGTGCTGGCGATCGCCACTCTGGTTATCGGGCTCTGGATTATCGGCACTGTCGTAACTATTACTCAAAAAGCCCTTGAAAAATCGAAGACTGACAAAACCTTGGTGCCGTTTATTACCAGTCTGACCTCATTGCTGCTCAAGATGTTATTGTTTATCAGTGTCGCTTCAATGGTCGGAATTGCCACCACCTCTTTTGTTGCTGTTCTTGGTGCGGCAGGACTTGCCATTGGACTCGCGCTGCAAGGAAGTCTGGCGAATTTTGCCGGCGGTGTCTTGATTCTTGTCTTCAAACCTTATGCTGTTGGCGATTTGGTTGAAGCTCAGGGGCATATTGGTGTGGTCAAGGAGTTGCAGATCTTTAATACCATTTTGCTGACAGCAAATAACCGGAGGATTATAATTCCCAATGGCGCAATGTCAAACGGTAGTATTACCAACTATTCCTCAGAAGGAAAGTTGAGGGTTGATCTGACTTTTGGCATTGCTTATGACTCAGATGTACAAAAAGCCAAAACCCTGCTTATGGACCTGGTGATAGCAGATCCTCGGGTGTTAAAAACGCCCGCCCCTCAGGTCGCGGTTTCGGCGTTGGCAGATAGTTCAGTCAATATCGTGGTTCGACCGTGGTGCGATTTCAAGGATTATTGGGACGTGTATTTTGATACCACTGAAAAGGCTAAATCTGTTCTAGAAGGCAATGGCATCTCCATTCCGTTTCCCCAGCGGGATGTTCATCTTCATCAGGTTTCGGCTTGACCCCTGTGCCTGTTTGGTCGGAGGGGGCAGCTCCTTTGGGCTTGTGCTGTAATTGTTAGAGCTGGAATTTGTTAAAGCCCCTCTGGCGGGAAGGTCACGACCTGATTGATATTTGTGGCCCCGGTCAGCAGCATGACCAGGCGGTCGATGCCGAGGGCAATGCCGGCGGCAGGTGGCATCCGGCAGAGATCGGTAAGGAACGGCTCAGGCATGGGGGGCGGTACTCTGCCTTGGCTGTGGATGTGATCCTGCTCAACTTCAAAACGATGCCGTTGTTCTCTCGCATCGGTCAATTCAGTAAATCCGTTGGCTAATTCCACACCGTTATAATAAAGCTCAAATCGTTGAGCGATCTCTGGATTGTCCGGGTGGAGTGATGCCAGGGAGGCTTGACTGGCCGGATAGTCGCAGAGAAAGACCGGGAAGCCATGTCCCAGCCGGGGTTCGACCGAGCAGACCAGGACCTCTTCGAAACACCCTTGTGCCATGGCCTCTGTCAGAGATATCGGGGCATAGAGTCGAAATGCCTCGGCCAGAGTAAGCCGGGGCCAGGGTGGTGTAAGGTCAATTGGCTGGCCAGCGTCTAGTTGGGCAAGCCGTCTGCCGGCGTTCAGCGCGGCAAACAATCCCTCGCAGTCGGTCATCAGGTCGCGGTAATCGGCACCTGCACGATACCACTCAAGCATGGTCATCTCAGGCAGGTGGCGGTCTCCCCGTTCGTGACGGCGAAAGCACTTGCAGATTTGAAAAATTTGAGGGCAGCCCCCGGCAAGGAGGCGCTTCATGCAAAGCTCGGGCGAGGTTTGTAGGTACCAGTCGCCTGAGGGCTCCGGTTCGATATGGGCCTCCGGAGCCGGGGCTGGAATCCGGATCGGGGTTTCTACTTCCAGAAAGCCGTGATCAATAAAAAAAGAGCGTACCGCCTGGATGATGGCAGCACGCTCTTTTAACATTGCGAGACGACTGAGGGGGGTGGAGTTCGTTGTGGTCAAGGATAAATGGGGTGTTGGGTGCCGGCAGGCAAGAGATCTATTCTTTGACCCGGGTCATGTATTCACCGGTACGGGTATCAATCTGAATAAGATCTCCCTCGTTGACAAAAGGAGGCACTTGCAGCTCGTAACCGGTCTCAATAGTAACGGGCTTGGTGTCGGTGCCGGAGGTGTCTCCCTTGGCCCAAGGATCGGCCTTGATTACTCGCAGGGCTACCGAAATCGGCAGGGTGACACCGATGGGAGCGCCTTGGAACAGTAGAACCTGGGCGTCCATGTTATCGACCATGAAGTTGATGCAATCTCCCAGCTGCTCACGGGTGATGTGGATCTGTTCGAAGCTCTGGTTGTCCATGAAGACGAACTCTTCACCTTGGGAGTAGAGGTATTGCATGTTCCGTTCTTCAAGGTCGGCCTTTTTGAATTTGTCGTTGGAACGAAAGGTTCGTTCCAGCATGTTGCCGTTGACCATGTTGCGCATCTTGGTGCGGTATAGGGCCTGGCCTTTGCCTGGCTTGGCGAATTGGAAGTCGGTGATGATATACGGATTGCCGTCTATCTCGAGTTTAAGGCCTTTTTTCAGGTCCGCGGCGGTATACATTGACGTAGTCTCCAGATGATAGGGTAAAAGTTTTTGGCCTTTTACCTCGAAACGGGGCTTTTTTCAAGGTCAAAGGCAATGGTCGTGTTGCTTGCGCCTGTTAGCCAAGGGTACGTGAAGCTACCTCGTACACTCCCTTGGAGAGGCCAGGGTGGGCTAGAATCCGCTGGAGTTGGCTTTGGATTAAGGCTTGACGACTTGCTATGTGCCGTCGCCAGGGAGCAAATTTTCCGGTTAAACGGGCGGCAATGTGGGGGTTGATAGGGTCGAGGGTTAGGATCTGGTCTGCCAGAAACTGATATCCAGTCCCGGATTGATCATGGAAGCAGACTTGATTGGTGGCGAAGGCCCCGATTAAGGCTCGAACCTTGTTGGGGTTCTTGATGTCGAAGGCTTCGTGCAGGAGAAGGTCCTTGACTCGATTGAGGGCGCCGGGCAAAGGAACTGTGGCCTGGAGGGCAAACCATTTGTCCAGGACCAGGGTCTCTTTCTGCCACTTTTGATAAAAGACCTCCAGCGCCAGGTCCGCGGCAGTGTCTCCCGTATGGATTAAGGCGTTCAGTGAGGCTATCTGGTCGGTCATGTTGTCTGCCGAGTGAAATTGCCTAAGGCAGAGTTCGATTGCATTGAGATCAGGCGCGGCCAAGAGATAATGCAGACAGAGATTTTTCAGGCGGCGCGGACCGGCAAGGCTTGGGTCATAATGTGAGGAAGTCGGGGTCTGGTTTGCTTCATAGGTGTCGAGCCAGAGACCCCGTAGCCGAGCGCCTAACTCTCGGCGTAGAAATTCGCGGGCGCCGTGGATAGCGTCGACATCAATCTCAGTAACCAGTTCTGCCAGATACTCTTCGCTGGGCAGGGTCAGGGTCTGGGCGATAAAAGATTTGTCGTGATGAAACGCTGGGGCCAGTACACCTCGGACCAGGTCTTCGAGCGTTGGGTCAAAGAGCATCTCTCGTCCCGCTTGCAGATCTTCGACGGCAGTAAGGAGTGTTTTGATAAAGAGCCGTTGTCCTGCCTCCCAGCGGTTGAAGGAGTCTTGGTCGTGAAGGAGGAGAAAGCGCAAATCGTTGTCGCTATACTCGTAGTTCAGGCGCACCGGGGCTGAAAATCCGCGCAGGAGAGAGGGTACGGGTTGCGTCTTGATACCGGTGAAGGTGAAGGTCTGTTTGGCCTCGCGGATATGGAGAATGGTGGTTGCAGCAGGGTCGAAAGCTTCCCCATGGCCATCGGACAGGGGCATATCCTTGCCATCGGGTCCGAGGAGGCCGAAGACAACGGGAATGTGGAGCATGGCAGCCTGGTCGCCTGCTCTTGGTGAGGGCTCTTGGCGGATGGTCAGGTGGAAGGTTTGTGCATAAGGGTCGTAGGTTGAGGTGATAGTGAGTTGTGGTGTGCCTGCTTGTTCATACCAGCGTTTGAACTGGCTTAAGTCAAGGGGGGCGCTACGGGTGTTTTCTTGCAGCGTCTTTTCCATGGCAGCGACAAAGTCATCGGTGGTGGCAGCGCCGCCATCGTGCTGTTCAAGGTAGATTTTCATCCCGCGTTGAAAGCGTTCTTCTCCTAGAATGGTGTGCAGCATCCGGATCACTTCTGCTCCCTTCTCGTAAACGGTGAGGGTATAGAAATTATTGATTTCTATATACGATTCCGGTCGCACCGGGTGGGCCATGGGGCCAGCGTCTTCGGGAAATTGGTGATTGCGTAGCATCGATACATCATGGATTCTGTGTACGGCCCGCGAGTTGGTGTCGGCAGAGAACTCCTGATCACGGAATACGGTCAACCCTTCCTTGAGGCTGAGCTGGAACCAGTCTCGGCAGGTTACCCGGTTGCCGGTCCAGTTGTGGAAATACTCGTGGGCCACTACTGCTTCAATCCCCTGATAGTCGTGGTCGGTGGCGGTTTCCGGTCTGGCCAAAATGAATTTTGAATTGAAAATATTGAGCCCCTTGTTTTCCATAGCCCCGGCATTGAAATCGTCCACGGCTACGATCATGTATTGGTCTAGGTCGTACTCCAGGCTGAAGCGGTTTTCGTCCCAAGCCATGGCTTTTTGCAGAGAACGCATGGCGTGTTCGCATTTGTCGGCGTTATGGAGCTCGGTGTAGATCTCAAGTGTTACGGTGCGACCGCTTCTGGTGATGAATTGATCACGGAGTACCGCTAAGTTGCCGGCGACCATGGCAAAGAGGTAGCAGGGCTTGGCAAAAGGGTCCTGCCAGGTTGCGGTGTGGCGACCGTTTTTGGAGGTCGTGCTGATGAGGTTGCCGTTGGCCAGGAGGACTGGATAGCGGGTCTGGTCAGCCTCAATAGTGGTGGTAAAGCGACTTAAGACATCAGGGCGATCCGGGAAGAAGGTAATTTTACGGAAACCTTCCGCCTCGCACTGGGTGCAGAACATGCCGTGCGAGCGGTACAGACCTTCTAGCGAGGTGTTTGTTTGAGGTTTGATCCGAGATGTGATGGTTACCGTAAATTGCGGTGCGGGCGCGGTAATGATCAGGGAAACGCTGTCGAGTTGATACTCCGCGGCAGAAAGCTCTTGGCCGTCTATGGCAATGGCGATTAATTCAAGTTCTCGGCCATCCAAGCGCAGGGCGGCAGCATCGGTGTCAATGGCGCTGACGGTCATGGTTGCGGTGATCAGGGCGTGATCCTCAAACAGGTTGCAGCAGAGGTCAACGGTTGCAATGTGGAAGGGGAACGGTCGGTAGTCTTTTAACAAGACTGGCTGAGGAAGAGTGCTCATGATGGGAGATAGTGTGTTGGTTGATGTTTGCTGGCGTTTGTGTCGAGTAGCGTTACATGGTGGTTTTTTTTAAGGCGCGGCTTGGGATTTTCAGGGATTGACCGACTATGATAACTTCGGCGTTGTTGAGCTGGTTATGGGCGATCAGTTCCCGTCTGCTGACTCCATAGCGTTCAGCGATCTTGTGGATAGTTTCTCCTTGCTTGACCATGTGAATTTTCGCCACTTTCTGTATCTCAGGTTTCCTTTTTGATGTTTTGGCTGACAGGGAGGCAGGGGAGCTGTGGGCTGTTTGGGGAAGATTGAGGAGATAGCCTTTGGGGACATAGTGTTTGCCGCTGATGACTGATGGTGTGAGGGCGGGATTCAGATCGGCCAGAACGGTGGGGCTGATCTTGAATTGCCCTGCCAGGATCTGGAGGCCGGTGGCTTGTTTCACTCGGATATTTTTTATTGATACAGGAGGATCCATTTGCAGGCCGGGAAAGTACTGCTGATAATTACGGGCAACATCACGAGCGGCGATGAATCCGGCATAAAAGTTTTTGGAGGCGAAGCCGAAACGACTGCCGTCATATTTTTGAAAAATAGCCTCGTAGGTGCCTAATGCATTTTTGGCTCGTTGCATGGCGGCTGGCCCGTGGTTGTATGCAGTCAGGGCCAGGGGCCAGCTCTCTAGTTTGCGGTAATTGCCTTTAAGAAACTGGGCTGCGGCATGGGTGGCCACTAAGGGGTCTCTGCGCTCGTCCACAGAGTTGTTAATAGTCAGGAACTGGCGGCCAGTGGATGGCATGAATTGCCAGATTCCGGCCGCTCCAACCTTGGAGTATGCCTGGTAGTCAAAGGATGATTCAACGTGGGGGAGGTAGGCCAGGTCAGTGGGGAGATTGTAGCTGTTGAGAATTTTTTTGATATGGGACAGGTAGCGTCCGGAGCGAATAATCCCGGCGCTGAAACGATCACTGATGCCGCGCTGAAAACGGATATTGTCTGCTGCGGTCAGAAAGGTGGCAGGTTTAGTGTGTGGCCCGAACAGGCCGGCGACCCTTTTCTCTTCAGGAGTTGACGGAATCTGTCCTTGGGCCAATCTGGAGAGGATAGCCTGGTATTTTTCCTTGATGGCTGTGATGTTACACTCATTGGCCTGTTGACCCTCGGGGGTGTCCGAGCTGTGCAGGCTGATAATCTCGTAGATGATGGCGATATTGTTTTTGTCGTGGATGAGGCCCTGCGATGAGGAGTATTTGCCGTAGACTTTCTTCCAGAAGGTAACATTTGATTCGATGCAGGAGTAGGTCGGGAATGGGTCTTTTTGGGCAGCGCCTGGGGTGGGTGCAAGCACGATGAGCATCATAAGGAAGATGCTTGAGGTAACAAGGAGTGTGAACTGTTTCATTGAGATCATTGAATAGTTATAGGGCGATGTTGAGGTGCGAGGATAGTTTTTAAGTTCTATTGGGGCATGTAAACCCATGATGGACATGGGCGATTACCTTCTTTTCTCTGACGACTTCCGCTGGTAAGACGGAGGGGCCGGCGGATGAAGAGTGGGCGTTAGTCCGGGTGATTGTTTGGGGCCGCGCACACAATCTGATTGCCTCCAGCCTTCTGCGCGGTGGTGAGGGCATCGTGGGCCATGGTAATTAGAGTATCCATTGCTATCTCGATTGAAGGGGTTACTGTCGCTACGCCTTGGCTGACACTGAGCGTGTTGCCATCGTGGTACGTGATTTGTAGTTCTTCGATGCTCTGCTTGATTAGTCTCGATACTGTCTGAGCGCCTGTCAGCGGGGTTTTCGGTAGCAGGATGGCGAATAGGCTGTCTCCGTAGCGGCAGAGAAGGTCTGTTGTTCGGCGGAGAGGGATCTGCAGGATTTGAGCGACAAGTTGAAGGCATTGTTCTCCCTTCTTTCGTCCCAGCAGTTCATTGAACTCTTGAAAGCGGTCAAGAGCCACGAAAATTACGGACAGTGGCTCGGCATCCCGGAATAAGCGTCGCCACTCCTTGTCCAGGCAGCCAGAGAAGTAGCGATGGTTGCCAACCTTGGTTAGGTCGTCGGTGATAGTTAGCTCTGCCAGCAACTTATTGGCTTCTGCCAACTCTTCAGTGGCGCGAAGGAGGTCGGCTTCCCTCTGTTTGCGGGTTTTGATTTCATTTTTCAGGGCGATGGAGGCGTTGAGGCGGGCTACTAGCTCAAGTTCCCTGGCAGGTTTGGTGATATAGTCATGAGCCCCGGCCATGAAGGCGTCATGCAAGGTCTCCGGCTCGTCCCGGACAGTAACCATGACCACCGGGATGTCCAGATAGTCGGGGTGTGCCTTGATCCGCCGACACACCTCAATGCCGTCCATGCCGGGCATTACGATGTCGAGCAGGATGCAGTCAATGGACGGTTTGGTTGTTGAGTAGGGTTCAATGCCGAGTTGGCGAAGGGCTGCCTCGCCGCTGTCGGCGCAGATCGTCTCTGGATAGCCTGATCGATGCAGAATCGATTGGAGTAACCGGAGGACGGGGGGAGAATCATCTACTATCAGTATGCTCATGAGATCCTTGTCTGAACAAAATTCGTAAGGTATGCAAAGAGTTGGGTATGGGAGTGGAGGTGAGAATGCTTAAATCAGGGGTAATTATCCAGCTCAATCCGCAAAATGAGCAGATGCCGGGAACTGTAATTATTCAACAGCGCTACAGATGCGCGAAATAAGCCTGCGAACTATAGCCCGTCTATGTGAGCAGGCTTATGACAGCTAAGCGACTGCAGGGAGACTGCGAAGCAGATGTGGTATTGTTGGATAGCTACAAATCAGGTTACCAATTTCTTGCCCATGATGCAACGGCAATGGTGAGTGGTTTTGCTGGATATTTTCTTTGATGTGTGGAATAACGGGGCAGAAACGGTTACTTGATCCGTTATAACTGACCACTTTACGAAGCTATGCACTATACGCCCATTATCGGCACATTAGGTTTTGTCCTGTCCCCTGACCGGCAGCAGACCCTGTTGGTGCATCGCACCAGTCGCGTTCATGATCCCCATTTCGGCAAGTTTAACGGTTTAGGGGGGAAGATGCGAGCGGGTGAGGATGTGGTTGCCTGCATGAAACGGGAAATTCTGGAAGAGTCGGGACTGATCTGCCTGCAGATGGCCCTGCGGGGTACCATCAGTTGGCCAGGTTTTGGTGCAAATGGCGAGGACTGGCTTGGATTTATCTTCCGGATTGATCGCTTTTCCGGAGTGCCGTACTGTGAAAACGAGGAGGGGCCGTTGGCTTGGCGTTTAATCAGCGGGTTGGCTGAACTTCCCATGTGGGAGGGGGATCGTCATTTTTTACCCTTGATCTTTGATCAGGATCCGAGAGCATTTCACGGTGTTATGCCCTATGTGGATGGCCGACCAGTCAGCTGGAGTTATTCCCGCATTTGATTGGATACGGTATTGGGAGATAAGAAAAGCCCGACAGACGGCGTGCCGTGCCTGCCGGGTCGGAGGGGCTTTGGGATGCTTCTCATGGCTCGCTTGTTCGGTTTCTCCCAACCTGGGAGAGGCAGGGCTTATCAGCCGCAATCCTGTCCGCTGTGGGGGTTGTAAGCATCAGCGGAGTTCATGAACAGAAAATCATTGACCCGCCTCAGTTGTTCCTCGTTCAGGGAGGCCCAGGAACCATCCTTGGCGCAGGCCGGGTACTGTTTGGCAAAGACTCTGTTCCATGCCCTCGAGATGAGTGATTCTGAATGAATGAATCGGGCGCCGACTGCGTTGTCTCGGGAGTGGCAGCTCTTGCACACACTGTGAAAGAGATTTCTGCCTTCTTCAATAGTTGTTGGGGTGAAGACCCGGCAGGTATTGGTTGTTGGATCAAGGCGCTTGGAAGGTCTGGCCTGAGCCACGCCCCCCAGAGCACAAAGAAGTATGCCACATGCTGCTAGGGCAATTACTTTTCGCATTGGTTGATCTCCTGGGTCAAGAAACCACTGGATTTCTGCCTGATAGTTATTCAGTGGTAGTTATTTAATATAATGCTTATTTCCCTTCTCCTTGTCAAGCGATGATTCCGTGATCTCCCTGGGGGTGGATTGGGGGAGATTGTTGACTTCTTGGCCGGATGGCAATAAGACGCCTTGACGTCAGGGGGAAAATAGCACATATGAAAGCAAAACAGTTTGTCGGTTACCGGTTTACGGTTGACAGTTGACGGCGATTGGGTTCTGCCAATGGCTGAGGACACACTGACATTGAGTATCATGCGATGATTTATGACTAACCATGATTCTTTTAACCGTAAACCGATAACTGATTACCGTTAACCTGTGTAGTTACAACAGAATAACGGTCGGTCACGAATCCTCGTAGAGGCACGAGACAAGATCGAGAGTAACCATTGTTTGGTTGGACGCAGTAGCCGTTATGCGATAACTTAAAGTACTTCCCTGCAAAGATAATAATGCCCTCTCGTGGAGGCACCATGGCGATAAAAAAAATCAAGATACCGAAACTCAACAGTAAAGAACTCCGTTATCTGCGAGGCGTGGGACATCATCTTGCTGTTCTCGGCATGATCGGCAAGGAGGGAATCACTGACAACCTGGTGAAGGCTGTTGGTGATAACCTTACTGCTCATGAACTGGTTAAGATCAGGATTCAGGATACCTGCACCATGGAGCGTGAGGAGGCGGTGGCCCAACTGGCCGCCGCTGCAGGGGCTGCGGTGGTGCAGATTCTTGGTAAAACCGCGCTGCTTTATCGTCCCAATCCCGATCTTGCTGAGGATAAGAAGATTTCCCTCTAGCGTCGGGCCATGCGAGATACACTGTACAACGATCCAAAAGTTCCGGTCGAAGATTTCCAGTTTTCGCCCAAGGTGGCTGAAGTCTTTGACGACATGCTGGAGCGCAGCGTGCCGTTTTATAAGGAGATCACGGCCATGACCGCCAGTCTCCTCGAGACCTTTGTCTTGCCTGGAGAAACTGTCTACGATCTTGGTTGTTCAACGGGAGCCACCTTGATTGAGCTTGTCCGTCGCTTGCCCCATCTTGGTTTGCAGTGTGTCGGAATCGACAGTTCTGCCGCCATGGTGGAGAAGGCGACCTTGAAGGCGGAGATATACACCAAGTCTGAACGGATGCGTTTTGTTCAGGCTGATATCCTCTCTTGTCCTCTTGAGCAGCCCGCAGCCATTTTCTTAAACTATACGCTGCAGTTTGTTCGTCCCTTGCAGCGTCCGGCCTTTATCGAGCGCTTGCACGCGTCCTTGAAGCCTGGTGGAATCTTGGTGATCTGCGAGAAGACGATCAGTCACAGTCCTGAGTTCAACCGTGCATACATTGGTTTTTATCTTGATTTCAAAAGGCGTCAGGGGTATTCGGAGATCGAAATCGCCAAAAAGCGTGAGGCCTTGGAGAATGTTCTGGTGCCTTTTTCTGTGCCAGAAAACCTGGATCTGTTGCGGAAGGCTGGGTTTTCTCAGGTTGAGACGTTTTTTCAGTGGTTTAATTTTTCCGGCTTTGTGGCCAGAAAAGAAGGTGGTCGGCAGCAATCAGCTGATTGCTCTTGATGCAGTACCTGGCGGATCTTCATATCCACTCATCCTATTCCCGTGCCACCAGTAAGGCGAGCACCTTGGCGGGACTCTTTGCCTGGGCTCGAGTTAAGGGCATTAATCTGGTTGGGACCGGCGACTTCACCCATCCTGGCTGGTTTCGCCAGCTGAAGGAGTCGCTTGTCCCCGCTGAAGCAGGCCTGTACCGGCTTCGTGACGAAAATGTGCCACCGGCGCTCGCCGGGATCACGCCCGAGGCGATTGATGTTCGATTTATCCTGACCGCTGAGGTCTCCTGTATCTATAAGCGCCATGGTCGGGTGCGCAAGGTTCATAATATTCTCTTTGCCCCAGATTTTGCGGCGGCGGAGCGGGTGAACAGCAAACTTGCCTCTATCGGCAATATCGAATCGGACGGTCGGCCTATTCTCGGTCTTGACTCTCGTGATCTTCTGGAAATTCTGCTTGAGGCATCAGGGGATGGTTTCCTGGTCCCTGCCCATATCTGGACGCCCTGGTTTTCGCTCTTTGGCTCAAAGTCGGGATTCGATTCAATTGAAGAGTGTTATGGTGATTTGACCCGGCACATCTTTGCCCTGGAGACGGGCCTCTCTTCGGATCCCGCCATGAACCGCTTGGTGTCCGCTCTTGATCGTTTTTCGCTGATTTCCAACTCTGATTGTCACTCGCCTTCCAAGTTGGGCAGAGAGGTTAACTGCTTTGCCTCTGGGTTTGATTATTTTTCGTTGCGCCGGGCCCTGGAATCTCCTGGTGACGGCGGATTTCAAGGTACGGTCGAGTTTTTTCCGGAGGAGGGTAAGTACCATTACGACGGGCATCGTCAGTGCCAGGTCTGTCTTGACCCCTTGGCCACTCGGGCTATTGATGCCATTTGTCCGGTTTGCGGGAGGCCGCTCACCATTGGCGTCACTCATCGGGTGCTGGAGTTGGCCGACCGGACAGTCCCAAGCTATCCGGCCAATCAGCCAGGGTTTGAGAGTTTGGTCCCTTTGCCCGAAGTTCTGGGTGAGATCATTGGTCAAGGACCTGCAACCAAGCGTGTGGAAGCGCTGTATGTCTCTCTGATC from Desulfobulbaceae bacterium harbors:
- the pepN gene encoding aminopeptidase N, with the translated sequence MSTLPQPVLLKDYRPFPFHIATVDLCCNLFEDHALITATMTVSAIDTDAAALRLDGRELELIAIAIDGQELSAAEYQLDSVSLIITAPAPQFTVTITSRIKPQTNTSLEGLYRSHGMFCTQCEAEGFRKITFFPDRPDVLSRFTTTIEADQTRYPVLLANGNLISTTSKNGRHTATWQDPFAKPCYLFAMVAGNLAVLRDQFITRSGRTVTLEIYTELHNADKCEHAMRSLQKAMAWDENRFSLEYDLDQYMIVAVDDFNAGAMENKGLNIFNSKFILARPETATDHDYQGIEAVVAHEYFHNWTGNRVTCRDWFQLSLKEGLTVFRDQEFSADTNSRAVHRIHDVSMLRNHQFPEDAGPMAHPVRPESYIEINNFYTLTVYEKGAEVIRMLHTILGEERFQRGMKIYLEQHDGGAATTDDFVAAMEKTLQENTRSAPLDLSQFKRWYEQAGTPQLTITSTYDPYAQTFHLTIRQEPSPRAGDQAAMLHIPVVFGLLGPDGKDMPLSDGHGEAFDPAATTILHIREAKQTFTFTGIKTQPVPSLLRGFSAPVRLNYEYSDNDLRFLLLHDQDSFNRWEAGQRLFIKTLLTAVEDLQAGREMLFDPTLEDLVRGVLAPAFHHDKSFIAQTLTLPSEEYLAELVTEIDVDAIHGAREFLRRELGARLRGLWLDTYEANQTPTSSHYDPSLAGPRRLKNLCLHYLLAAPDLNAIELCLRQFHSADNMTDQIASLNALIHTGDTAADLALEVFYQKWQKETLVLDKWFALQATVPLPGALNRVKDLLLHEAFDIKNPNKVRALIGAFATNQVCFHDQSGTGYQFLADQILTLDPINPHIAARLTGKFAPWRRHIASRQALIQSQLQRILAHPGLSKGVYEVASRTLG
- a CDS encoding YhbY family RNA-binding protein encodes the protein MPSRGGTMAIKKIKIPKLNSKELRYLRGVGHHLAVLGMIGKEGITDNLVKAVGDNLTAHELVKIRIQDTCTMEREEAVAQLAAAAGAAVVQILGKTALLYRPNPDLAEDKKISL
- a CDS encoding LysM peptidoglycan-binding domain-containing protein, which produces MSIMGLHAPIELKNYPRTSTSPYNYSMISMKQFTLLVTSSIFLMMLIVLAPTPGAAQKDPFPTYSCIESNVTFWKKVYGKYSSSQGLIHDKNNIAIIYEIISLHSSDTPEGQQANECNITAIKEKYQAILSRLAQGQIPSTPEEKRVAGLFGPHTKPATFLTAADNIRFQRGISDRFSAGIIRSGRYLSHIKKILNSYNLPTDLAYLPHVESSFDYQAYSKVGAAGIWQFMPSTGRQFLTINNSVDERRDPLVATHAAAQFLKGNYRKLESWPLALTAYNHGPAAMQRAKNALGTYEAIFQKYDGSRFGFASKNFYAGFIAARDVARNYQQYFPGLQMDPPVSIKNIRVKQATGLQILAGQFKISPTVLADLNPALTPSVISGKHYVPKGYLLNLPQTAHSSPASLSAKTSKRKPEIQKVAKIHMVKQGETIHKIAERYGVSRRELIAHNQLNNAEVIIVGQSLKIPSRALKKTTM
- a CDS encoding diguanylate cyclase codes for the protein MSILIVDDSPPVLRLLQSILHRSGYPETICADSGEAALRQLGIEPYSTTKPSIDCILLDIVMPGMDGIEVCRRIKAHPDYLDIPVVMVTVRDEPETLHDAFMAGAHDYITKPARELELVARLNASIALKNEIKTRKQREADLLRATEELAEANKLLAELTITDDLTKVGNHRYFSGCLDKEWRRLFRDAEPLSVIFVALDRFQEFNELLGRKKGEQCLQLVAQILQIPLRRTTDLLCRYGDSLFAILLPKTPLTGAQTVSRLIKQSIEELQITYHDGNTLSVSQGVATVTPSIEIAMDTLITMAHDALTTAQKAGGNQIVCAAPNNHPD
- a CDS encoding 8-oxo-dGTP diphosphatase produces the protein MHYTPIIGTLGFVLSPDRQQTLLVHRTSRVHDPHFGKFNGLGGKMRAGEDVVACMKREILEESGLICLQMALRGTISWPGFGANGEDWLGFIFRIDRFSGVPYCENEEGPLAWRLISGLAELPMWEGDRHFLPLIFDQDPRAFHGVMPYVDGRPVSWSYSRI